The Acidobacteriota bacterium genome window below encodes:
- a CDS encoding response regulator has product MNMPPSLAKTNLNTIVAAAARDGSSIDMLDAEILSRVLGNINLPILVTQSDGRIVLWNRAMEVLTGKTGADFSEFNADHMSVAGQAAADQQLARKALETGQPQTRHSEWRTHDQTETPVELQYSVLTGSRGETLLLLQARNLSERHKLELELLQSQKMESIGRLAGGIAHDFNNALTTILGLTESMISGRTAPNAESLSEIRHAAQHAADLTSQMLAFSRRQILQMRNIHLESVVENLGRMVARLIGEDINLAVTAQAPLPAIRGDQSQIEQVLLNLCLNARDAMPKGGSLRVELRNVTLDPAWCSKRSGSRPGNFVALSVSDSGMGMDAETLTRIFEPFYTKKAVGKGTGLGLSMVYGIVEQHEGFIDVESAMGKGSTFTIYFPVASAESTPQAEVARTVAPPVQSRATLIPSIAAATILVVEDEKSVRKLFLELLPKLGHRIYSAADGDEAIKVFERWAGQIDLVLLDAIIPKTGSGEVYEYIRRKKPGVRFLFTSGYNEVFINKKFELDPNMVFLRKPFTTQQLTDKISAALA; this is encoded by the coding sequence ATGAACATGCCGCCCAGCCTAGCTAAAACGAATTTGAATACTATTGTGGCGGCTGCAGCGCGCGATGGTTCCTCCATCGACATGCTCGACGCGGAAATTCTAAGTCGGGTTCTTGGAAATATCAATCTGCCGATTCTGGTCACGCAGAGCGATGGCCGAATAGTTTTGTGGAACCGGGCCATGGAAGTGTTAACCGGCAAGACTGGCGCGGATTTTTCTGAGTTTAACGCGGATCATATGTCGGTTGCGGGGCAAGCCGCCGCCGATCAGCAATTAGCCCGCAAGGCCCTGGAAACAGGCCAACCACAGACCCGACATTCTGAATGGCGCACTCACGATCAGACTGAGACGCCAGTAGAACTGCAATACTCCGTTCTTACTGGGAGCCGTGGGGAAACTTTGTTGCTGCTTCAGGCGCGTAACCTAAGCGAGCGACATAAGCTGGAATTGGAGCTGCTACAGTCGCAGAAAATGGAGTCCATTGGGCGGCTGGCGGGCGGAATCGCGCACGACTTCAACAATGCCCTCACCACCATACTGGGCCTAACCGAATCCATGATCAGCGGCCGCACCGCGCCGAACGCCGAGAGCCTCAGCGAAATTCGCCACGCCGCGCAGCACGCCGCTGACTTGACCAGTCAGATGCTCGCCTTCAGCCGTCGGCAGATTCTCCAGATGCGCAACATCCATCTGGAGTCGGTAGTGGAAAACCTTGGCAGAATGGTGGCTAGGTTGATTGGTGAGGATATCAATCTCGCCGTCACCGCCCAGGCACCGCTTCCTGCGATTCGCGGAGATCAGTCGCAAATCGAGCAGGTGTTGCTGAATCTTTGTCTCAATGCGCGTGATGCCATGCCCAAGGGGGGAAGTCTGCGTGTTGAGTTGCGAAACGTAACGCTTGACCCCGCATGGTGTTCCAAACGGTCGGGCTCAAGACCGGGAAATTTTGTGGCCCTATCTGTGAGCGATAGCGGCATGGGCATGGATGCGGAAACGTTGACGCGCATCTTCGAGCCGTTCTACACGAAGAAAGCGGTGGGCAAGGGAACAGGTCTTGGCCTATCGATGGTGTACGGAATCGTGGAGCAGCACGAAGGATTCATAGATGTGGAAAGCGCGATGGGAAAGGGCTCGACGTTCACAATATATTTCCCCGTGGCTTCCGCCGAATCGACTCCGCAGGCTGAGGTTGCCCGGACGGTTGCTCCGCCAGTCCAAAGTCGCGCGACGCTCATTCCTTCAATTGCTGCCGCCACAATCCTGGTGGTGGAAGACGAGAAAAGTGTCCGCAAGCTCTTTCTGGAATTGTTGCCGAAGCTGGGCCACCGCATTTACTCGGCGGCAGACGGCGATGAGGCGATCAAAGTGTTTGAGCGTTGGGCCGGCCAGATTGATCTGGTATTGCTCGACGCGATAATTCCCAAGACAGGCTCTGGCGAAGTATACGAATACATTCGACGGAAGAAGCCTGGTGTACGCTTCCTGTTTACCAGCGGATACAACGAGGTCTTTATCAATAAGAAGTTTGAGCTGGATCCCAATATGGTATTTCTGCGCAAGCCCTTCACCACCCAACAGTTGACGGATAAGATCAGCGCCGCGCTGGCTTAG
- a CDS encoding HD domain-containing protein, whose protein sequence is MHSPAGTSPTSVLIISNDSATIQSALSSLPAGHNAAVAYDLTSALAQLNHADFNLVICEIRLPELSGIKLLERISSAAPLAGVVMIFSSRDWAVSLEAMRMSACDCLEKPDRDDSWSVRLAEVCATRRRDADERVIQQMLQVTLKDRTEQLHRALAEVENSRRDSVETLVMALDKRENATHLHSLRVQAFTMVLAGHCDYSPEDMKDLSDGALLHDIGKIAIPDSIILKPGPLTAEETLVIKQHPALGYQILSRLPHLEAAADLALKHHERMDGKGYPFGLRGSEIPLSVRIFAVADALDVIVSGRSYCKPRSINAARAELLRCAGPQFDPDIVDVFLSIPGDTWSAVQDEVVARFPFNELPLTA, encoded by the coding sequence ATGCATTCTCCGGCGGGAACATCACCTACTTCTGTTCTGATTATCAGTAACGACTCGGCCACAATTCAGTCTGCCTTGTCCAGTCTGCCAGCAGGTCATAACGCGGCAGTTGCTTACGACCTTACTTCTGCGCTGGCACAGCTGAATCACGCGGATTTCAACTTGGTCATCTGCGAGATTCGATTGCCGGAGTTATCAGGAATCAAGCTGCTGGAGCGAATCTCATCGGCTGCGCCTTTAGCTGGTGTCGTGATGATTTTCTCCTCGAGGGACTGGGCAGTATCCCTCGAAGCGATGCGGATGAGTGCTTGCGATTGCCTGGAAAAGCCTGACCGTGATGATAGCTGGAGTGTCCGACTGGCGGAAGTTTGCGCGACACGCCGCCGGGATGCAGATGAACGGGTGATCCAGCAGATGCTTCAAGTGACGTTAAAGGATCGCACGGAGCAACTCCACCGCGCTCTTGCTGAAGTTGAAAATAGCCGTCGCGACTCAGTGGAAACCTTGGTAATGGCTCTGGATAAACGGGAGAATGCCACTCACCTGCACTCGCTTCGCGTGCAGGCTTTTACGATGGTGCTGGCTGGCCATTGCGATTACAGCCCGGAAGATATGAAGGATTTATCTGACGGAGCGCTACTGCATGATATTGGGAAGATAGCGATTCCCGATTCGATTATCCTCAAGCCGGGTCCCCTGACAGCCGAGGAGACGCTGGTTATTAAGCAGCACCCAGCGCTTGGTTATCAGATATTGTCTCGCTTGCCGCACCTCGAAGCAGCGGCCGATCTGGCGCTAAAGCATCATGAGCGCATGGATGGCAAAGGCTATCCGTTCGGTTTGCGTGGGTCGGAAATTCCACTTAGCGTACGCATCTTCGCGGTCGCGGACGCGTTGGATGTAATTGTCAGCGGGAGATCATACTGTAAGCCCCGTTCCATTAATGCTGCGCGGGCTGAATTGCTGCGCTGCGCAGGGCCACAGTTCGATCCGGATATTGTGGATGTTTTCCTGAGTATTCCCGGAGACACCTGGTCTGCCGTGCAAGACGAAGTCGTCGCACGATTTCCTTTCAATGAGCTACCGCTAACAGCCTAG
- a CDS encoding sigma-54-dependent Fis family transcriptional regulator encodes MSALLQSIFLVSTPQYTTTRPDTPLSRSDHFRRVKPPFPEWHINRSRSESVFTLLRTDAYTCSESFCDSSCALEPFDSGSIHQRDGRSFSPTMSQVRQKPEGFANQRILLVEDDAELRHSLGLVLSQLSSEVEAVPDGEAAIARLRNSIFDVLITDLRLPGFSGEEVITQAKAIYPDLIVIVVTGHADIGSAVRMMKLGAADYIQKPFLKEELVLRLKKAVEDRRLRWDSRALEEKSRKSSLTQLIGDGPAFSRVKELIMSVAPKRSTVLLVGETGTGKELVARAIHQNSQRKDYPMVSVNCGAIPGNLMEDEFFGHENGSFTDAHQLRMGRFEQANRGTLFLDEIGTMPVDLQGKLLRVLQERECQRIGGSQTIKLDVRFIAATNINIEAKVRDGAFREDLYYRLNVFPIFLPSLRERREDIPLLSLHLLEKIAVIEGLATKQISQDALKFLMAYDWPGNVRQLENVLEMAIILAGDRDYLLPDDLPPLCRSGVADDPIPRIEVPPEGVDLNQLVSQYERALIEEGLRLSNGRRTQAAILLGLKRTTLLEKMKRFEQHAVNA; translated from the coding sequence ATGTCTGCGTTGCTGCAATCCATTTTTTTAGTTAGCACACCACAATACACCACGACGCGGCCCGATACTCCTTTGTCGCGCTCTGACCACTTTCGTCGCGTGAAGCCGCCGTTCCCCGAATGGCACATTAATAGATCTCGAAGCGAGAGTGTATTTACTCTGCTCCGTACCGATGCCTACACTTGTTCTGAATCATTTTGTGATAGTTCGTGTGCCCTTGAACCATTTGATTCTGGGAGCATTCACCAGAGGGATGGTAGATCGTTTTCGCCAACCATGTCACAGGTCAGACAGAAACCGGAAGGATTTGCCAATCAACGAATTCTCCTCGTTGAAGATGACGCCGAACTGCGCCACTCCCTGGGACTTGTGCTGAGTCAGCTTTCGTCTGAAGTGGAGGCTGTGCCGGACGGTGAGGCCGCAATTGCCCGCCTGCGCAACTCCATATTCGACGTGCTAATCACTGACCTGCGTCTTCCCGGCTTCTCGGGCGAAGAGGTTATCACCCAGGCGAAAGCCATCTATCCCGACTTGATTGTCATAGTGGTTACCGGCCACGCCGATATCGGAAGCGCAGTACGTATGATGAAGCTGGGCGCCGCGGACTACATCCAGAAGCCATTTCTAAAGGAAGAGTTGGTTCTCCGGCTCAAGAAAGCCGTTGAGGATCGCCGTCTGCGCTGGGATTCTCGCGCTCTGGAAGAAAAGAGCCGCAAGAGTTCGCTTACGCAACTGATCGGTGACGGCCCAGCTTTTAGCCGCGTTAAAGAGTTAATCATGAGTGTCGCGCCAAAGCGCAGCACCGTGCTGCTGGTTGGTGAAACGGGCACAGGGAAGGAACTAGTCGCACGGGCCATTCATCAGAACAGCCAGCGCAAGGATTACCCCATGGTCTCAGTCAACTGCGGCGCGATACCGGGTAACCTCATGGAAGATGAGTTTTTTGGCCATGAAAATGGCTCTTTCACCGATGCGCATCAGTTGCGCATGGGCCGGTTTGAGCAGGCCAACCGCGGCACATTGTTTCTTGACGAAATTGGCACGATGCCTGTCGATCTTCAGGGTAAGCTTCTGAGGGTATTGCAAGAGCGCGAGTGCCAGCGCATCGGCGGCAGCCAGACCATCAAGCTGGATGTTCGATTCATCGCCGCGACGAATATCAATATAGAAGCGAAGGTGCGTGATGGAGCATTCCGCGAGGATCTCTATTACCGCCTGAATGTATTCCCGATTTTCCTTCCGTCGTTGCGAGAGAGGCGCGAGGATATTCCGCTCCTTTCGCTGCATTTGCTCGAAAAAATTGCGGTCATCGAGGGACTCGCGACGAAACAGATTTCGCAGGACGCTCTAAAATTTCTAATGGCCTACGATTGGCCCGGAAACGTTCGTCAGCTTGAAAATGTGCTGGAGATGGCCATCATCCTGGCCGGGGATCGTGACTATCTGTTGCCTGACGATCTTCCTCCCCTTTGCCGTTCCGGAGTAGCCGACGATCCCATCCCCCGTATCGAAGTGCCTCCCGAAGGCGTCGATCTGAATCAGCTGGTATCGCAATATGAACGCGCGCTGATCGAAGAGGGTCTACGGCTCTCGAATGGCCGCCGCACCCAGGCCGCCATATTGCTGGGTCTCAAGCGGACCACGTTGCTGGAAAAGATGAAACGCTTCGAGCAGCACGCAGTTAATGCGTAA
- a CDS encoding pyridoxamine 5'-phosphate oxidase family protein encodes MGKTHAEMSDDLKQFIEAQKLFFVATAPTGTEGHINVSPKGHDSLRILGPKSLAYLDLYGSGIETVAHLRQNGRITIMLCAFDGPPRIVRLYGKGVSTDQAHSEFPRLRALFPAYPGTRSIIRVELDRIADSCGFAVPLFRFEAHRHQLLTAAEKRGADGVAEYCRQHNAVSIDGLPGLF; translated from the coding sequence ATGGGAAAGACTCACGCGGAAATGAGCGACGACCTGAAGCAGTTTATCGAGGCGCAAAAATTGTTCTTTGTGGCGACGGCCCCCACTGGGACTGAAGGACACATTAATGTCTCACCCAAAGGGCATGACTCACTGCGCATCCTCGGCCCAAAATCACTGGCCTACCTGGACCTCTACGGCAGCGGGATCGAGACCGTCGCGCATCTCCGCCAAAACGGGCGCATTACGATAATGCTTTGTGCATTCGACGGCCCACCGCGGATCGTCCGCCTTTATGGCAAGGGTGTGTCCACCGACCAGGCTCACTCCGAGTTCCCGCGGTTACGGGCGCTATTCCCCGCATACCCCGGCACACGGTCGATCATTCGGGTGGAGCTGGATCGCATCGCCGACTCCTGCGGCTTTGCGGTGCCGCTATTCCGCTTTGAAGCACATCGCCACCAACTACTGACCGCCGCTGAGAAGCGGGGCGCAGATGGAGTAGCTGAATATTGCCGACAGCACAATGCCGTCAGCATCGACGGCCTGCCCGGGCTTTTTTAG
- a CDS encoding glycosyltransferase family 1 protein, whose product MRILHIDTGMGWRGGQQQVLWLLEGAQVRSLDQVLLVPEGSELARRAAPLQRVGRDLSGLEMVHLSSSSGRILSIDNARRVREAAHGVDLIHAHDAHAHTLAWAAQKMTNGKFPPVVVARRVAFPIRLLGRWKNRQPAWFIAVSEFVRRQIVASGIPPSRARVIYDGVRVPSELPRRIERLQRRRELGITDDNFVLGALSSLSPEKLLDETVQLLSVMPSNVRFVLGIPASQASSPEAVRIKRLAEESGCGTRYQLLGVASNADRLLQSLDAFVYLSKSEGLGSAILLAMAHGLPVVASRVGGIPEIVQHQRTGLLVDPDADGWIRPLVAAVERLQESAEMRHRYGTSGREFVLEYATSDKMVARTVTLYEEILACGLAESGQV is encoded by the coding sequence TTGCGCATTCTACACATTGATACCGGCATGGGCTGGCGCGGCGGACAGCAGCAGGTTTTATGGCTGCTGGAGGGAGCGCAGGTTCGCAGCCTGGATCAAGTTCTCCTGGTTCCGGAGGGCTCGGAACTGGCCCGTCGGGCCGCGCCATTGCAGCGTGTCGGGCGCGATCTCTCGGGATTGGAGATGGTCCACCTGTCTTCCTCTTCCGGAAGAATCCTCTCGATCGATAATGCCAGACGAGTTCGAGAGGCGGCGCACGGGGTCGATCTGATCCACGCTCACGACGCGCACGCACACACCTTGGCGTGGGCCGCTCAAAAAATGACAAATGGGAAATTCCCGCCAGTCGTGGTTGCTCGGCGAGTGGCGTTTCCCATTCGTCTCCTGGGCCGCTGGAAGAATCGGCAGCCAGCCTGGTTCATTGCCGTCTCAGAATTCGTCCGAAGGCAGATAGTGGCATCGGGTATCCCACCCAGCCGCGCGCGCGTGATATACGATGGAGTCCGCGTTCCTTCAGAACTGCCGAGGCGAATTGAACGCCTGCAGCGGCGAAGGGAACTGGGCATTACAGACGACAATTTTGTGCTTGGTGCGCTATCCAGCCTCTCGCCAGAGAAGTTGTTGGACGAGACAGTGCAGCTTCTAAGTGTGATGCCGTCTAATGTTCGCTTTGTTCTGGGCATTCCCGCGTCTCAAGCGAGTTCTCCGGAAGCCGTGCGGATTAAACGGCTGGCCGAGGAGAGTGGGTGCGGTACCCGATATCAGTTGCTGGGAGTTGCATCCAATGCAGACAGACTGCTGCAATCCCTCGATGCCTTTGTATATTTGAGCAAGTCGGAAGGGCTGGGATCGGCCATCTTGCTGGCCATGGCGCATGGGCTGCCGGTAGTAGCAAGCCGCGTGGGCGGCATTCCGGAGATTGTCCAGCATCAGCGCACAGGACTGCTGGTGGACCCCGATGCGGATGGTTGGATCCGCCCGCTTGTCGCAGCTGTTGAGCGGCTTCAGGAGTCAGCCGAGATGCGTCATCGCTATGGCACATCGGGGCGGGAGTTCGTTCTGGAATATGCGACCAGTGATAAGATGGTGGCCCGGACCGTGACATTGTACGAAGAAATTCTTGCTTGCGGCTTGGCAGAAAGCGGACAGGTTTGA
- a CDS encoding prepilin peptidase — MIVIPALAFLYGAIIGSFLNVCILRLPQGESVVSPRSRCPRCKNAIAPYDNIPIISWLILGGRCRGCREPISPLYPMVEFASGVLFFVAVLRYGLSWEFAKMAVFSALLVVLVITDWRERILPDKVNFPGIAIGVLFSLVVPVGDGAGAFLVRMSGIERLPVAAISLLDALLGALAGGGLLYLIGELYYLLRHQEGMGFGDVKMMAMVGIFLGPKLTLFTIFMASVMGALAGGLFLLVSQKESNYELPFGTFLGFSAWVAPYWGIRVLDWYLGLFR, encoded by the coding sequence TTGATCGTGATTCCCGCCCTCGCATTCCTCTACGGAGCCATCATTGGAAGCTTCCTTAATGTTTGCATCCTCCGGCTTCCGCAGGGTGAAAGCGTAGTCTCGCCTCGTTCGCGCTGTCCGCGCTGTAAGAACGCCATCGCTCCCTATGACAACATTCCAATCATCAGTTGGTTAATTCTTGGTGGCCGCTGCCGTGGTTGCCGGGAACCCATCTCGCCTCTTTATCCCATGGTGGAATTTGCCAGCGGTGTGCTGTTTTTTGTGGCTGTCCTGCGGTATGGACTATCGTGGGAATTTGCCAAGATGGCCGTGTTCAGCGCCCTTCTGGTGGTTCTTGTTATAACGGATTGGCGGGAGCGCATTCTTCCGGACAAGGTTAATTTCCCGGGGATAGCCATAGGGGTTCTATTCAGCCTGGTGGTGCCGGTAGGCGACGGTGCCGGAGCCTTTCTCGTTCGCATGTCAGGAATAGAGCGGTTGCCCGTTGCGGCTATCTCTTTGCTCGATGCGCTGCTCGGCGCACTGGCTGGCGGAGGGCTACTTTACCTGATCGGCGAACTTTATTACCTGCTTCGGCATCAAGAGGGCATGGGGTTTGGCGACGTTAAAATGATGGCCATGGTAGGCATATTTCTCGGGCCGAAATTGACTTTATTCACAATCTTCATGGCGTCAGTTATGGGAGCCTTGGCGGGCGGCCTGTTCTTGCTGGTTTCCCAAAAAGAGTCGAACTACGAACTGCCGTTCGGCACTTTTCTGGGATTTTCCGCATGGGTAGCCCCCTATTGGGGAATTCGTGTTCTGGATTGGTACCTTGGCCTCTTCCGCTAG
- a CDS encoding ubiquinone/menaquinone biosynthesis methyltransferase produces MTSSKATPPSSSAPGTRPTGINEEKAASQYVRAMFTGIAGRYDLLNHLLSFQMDRYWRRVLSRQLRARIKQPNMRALDLCCGTGDQALSLAAQGAAAIYCSDFSHPMITRASDKLRQRSLPPLVSEADALQLPFADNSFDVLVCSFGFRNLVNYRAGLQEIHRVLRPGGEAGILEFSEPRGIMKPFYSFYFHHVLPRVGGWISGSKKSYTYLPRSVDHFPAPHIFTEWMRESSFRDVQEHKLTGGVAFIYRGTK; encoded by the coding sequence GTGACGAGCAGCAAAGCCACCCCTCCATCCAGCTCCGCCCCAGGGACAAGACCCACCGGCATTAACGAAGAGAAAGCCGCGTCACAATATGTCCGTGCGATGTTCACGGGTATCGCGGGACGCTATGACCTACTAAACCATTTACTCTCATTTCAGATGGATCGTTACTGGCGCCGCGTACTCTCACGCCAGCTGCGTGCCCGGATAAAGCAACCGAACATGCGAGCACTGGACCTCTGCTGCGGCACTGGCGATCAGGCGCTTTCGCTGGCCGCTCAGGGAGCGGCGGCGATCTATTGCAGCGATTTCTCCCATCCCATGATCACGCGAGCCAGCGACAAGCTGCGCCAGAGATCTTTGCCGCCATTGGTCTCAGAGGCCGACGCCTTGCAACTCCCGTTCGCCGATAATTCATTCGACGTGCTGGTCTGTTCTTTTGGCTTTCGCAATCTGGTCAACTACCGCGCAGGTTTACAGGAGATACATCGGGTCCTGCGCCCGGGCGGCGAAGCGGGCATCCTCGAATTCTCCGAACCACGCGGGATCATGAAGCCCTTCTACTCTTTTTACTTTCATCATGTGCTGCCGCGCGTCGGCGGCTGGATATCCGGATCGAAAAAATCTTACACTTACCTGCCCCGCTCCGTGGACCATTTCCCCGCCCCTCATATATTTACGGAGTGGATGCGCGAATCGAGCTTCCGTGATGTACAGGAGCACAAACTAACGGGTGGCGTGGCTTTCATTTATCGAGGAACAAAGTAG
- the aroB gene encoding 3-dehydroquinate synthase: protein MNHEISSASSQISVHVPGASYTIRIEEGLISRVGVALGTLAQRRKIFILADETVWQLWGKTLLNGLKPLEPGVIRIPSGERHKRLSTVEKILEQLAALGAERSSLLLAFGGGVAGDMGGFAASIYLRGIDCVQIPTTMLAMVDSSIGGKTGANLEIGKNLVGTFYQPKMVLCDPLVLKTLPERELRAGLFEAVKTAVIGDPALFEFLQVARVSVMGGNPAALRHVIHACAGFKGRIVSQDEKEGDLRRVLNFGHTVGHAIEAATGYKRFLHGEAVGWGMLAATKLAVDEKLLSESAAKRISALITSYGPVPSLGRISMEAIERSLGVDKKVRDGKIHFVLPRGIGEVVVVGGIAASKAIHALESIMATAPFETVQPPPRGSKEVTSATGAKQRKRTGK from the coding sequence ATGAACCACGAAATTTCATCGGCCTCCTCGCAGATATCCGTCCATGTGCCGGGAGCCTCCTACACCATTCGCATTGAAGAAGGCTTGATAAGCCGCGTCGGCGTTGCCCTGGGGACGCTGGCACAACGCCGGAAAATATTCATACTGGCCGATGAAACTGTTTGGCAGTTGTGGGGCAAGACGCTGCTGAACGGCCTGAAACCGCTGGAGCCGGGCGTGATCCGCATCCCTTCTGGAGAGCGACACAAGCGGCTGTCCACGGTAGAGAAGATTCTCGAACAGCTTGCCGCGCTAGGCGCGGAGCGCTCCAGCCTGCTGCTCGCCTTCGGCGGCGGCGTGGCCGGCGACATGGGCGGCTTCGCCGCGTCGATCTATCTGCGTGGCATCGACTGCGTACAGATTCCCACCACCATGTTAGCCATGGTCGATAGCTCCATCGGCGGCAAGACGGGGGCGAATCTCGAAATCGGCAAGAATCTCGTCGGCACTTTCTACCAACCTAAAATGGTCCTTTGTGATCCGCTGGTTTTGAAAACACTACCCGAGCGCGAACTGCGCGCCGGTTTATTTGAGGCAGTGAAGACCGCCGTGATCGGCGATCCTGCCTTATTTGAATTCCTGCAGGTCGCGCGGGTGAGCGTGATGGGCGGCAATCCCGCCGCGCTGCGCCATGTGATTCACGCCTGCGCTGGGTTCAAAGGCCGCATCGTCAGCCAGGATGAAAAAGAGGGCGACCTGCGCCGCGTCCTGAATTTCGGGCACACGGTCGGGCATGCCATCGAAGCGGCCACCGGCTATAAGCGATTCTTGCACGGCGAAGCCGTAGGTTGGGGAATGCTGGCGGCCACGAAGTTGGCCGTGGATGAAAAGCTACTATCGGAATCCGCAGCCAAGCGCATCTCCGCGTTGATTACGTCCTACGGACCGGTTCCTTCGCTTGGCCGTATCTCGATGGAAGCGATTGAACGCAGCCTCGGAGTGGATAAAAAAGTCCGCGACGGGAAAATTCACTTCGTCTTGCCGCGCGGCATCGGTGAAGTCGTGGTGGTGGGCGGAATCGCCGCCAGCAAAGCGATCCACGCGCTGGAATCCATTATGGCAACCGCGCCGTTCGAGACGGTCCAGCCTCCTCCACGCGGATCGAAAGAAGTTACTTCGGCCACGGGAGCGAAGCAGCGCAAAAGGACTGGCAAGTGA